One Hippoglossus hippoglossus isolate fHipHip1 chromosome 5, fHipHip1.pri, whole genome shotgun sequence genomic window carries:
- the slc4a8 gene encoding electroneutral sodium bicarbonate exchanger 1: MPVDNPESILSYQRPDEEVVVDQGGTSSVLNIHYENEEIERHRTLFVGVRMPKQSHRHHKTHGSRHRRRERRAGSSSTQQREGSDSPPSNHDTPSQRVQFILGTEEDAEHVSHELFTELDEICVRDGKDAEWKETARWLKFEEDVEDGGERWSKPYVATLSLHSLFELRSCLINGTVLLDMHADCIEEIADMVLDHQEASHKLDESVRIKVREALLKRHHHQNEKKKNLIPTVRSITEGTRKHSEPHLTGSSPQPPPATEPAKNSAGHDSAQPVDLSKVDMHFMKKIPEGAEASNVLVGELDFLERPIVAFVRLSPAVLLTGLTEVPIATRFLFILLGPDGKGQQYHEIGRSMATIMTDEIFHDVAYKAKDRDDLLAGIDEFLDQVTVLPPGEWDPSIRIEPPKNVPSQEKRKLPGVPNGTACQVEEELHAEHHGPELQRTGRLFGGLIKDIKRKVPFYLSDYKDGLNLQCVASFLFLYCACMSPVITFGGLLGEATEGRISAIESLLGASMTGVAYSLFAGQPLTILGSTGPVLVFEKILFKFCKDYHLSYLSLRTCIGLWTALLCLVLVATDASSLVCYITRFTEEAFAALICLIFIYEALEKLFHLGEIYPFNTHSDLDKLTLAYCRCAEPDNPSNKTLDLWSDKNITSSAVPWANLTVTECSNLQGHFVGTACGHHGPYTPDVLFWSTILFFSTFLMSAFLKQFKTSRYFPTKVRSMISDFAVFLTIVFMVLLDYFIGIPSQKLKVPSKFQPTREDRGWLINPIGRNPWWTVLAASIPALLCTILIFMDQQITAVIINRKEHKLLKGCGYHLDLLIVGVMLAVCSIMGLPWFVAATVLSISHVNSLKLESESSAPGEQPRFLGIREQRLTGLLIFLLMGCSVFFTGALQFIPMPVLYGVFLYMGASSLKGIQFFDRLMLFCMPAKHQPDFIYLRHVPLRKVHLFTITQLTCLVLLWVIKTSPAAIVFPMMVLALVFVRKLLDLCFSKRELSYLDDLMPEWKKKNLDDASKNIDEESQVMLSTNQENAATVPIPMESSKSAQTVKAHDPRCDPSDINISDEMSKTTVWKSLNSNQRDSLPVAAKKD; the protein is encoded by the exons ATGCCCGTCGACAATCCAGAGAGCATATTGAGCTACCAG AGGCCGgatgaggaggtggtggtggaccaGGGAGGTACGAGCTCTGTGCTGAACATCCACTACGAGAATGAGGAAATAGAAA gacACAGGACTCTGTTTGTGGGGGTGCGGATGCCCAAGCAGAGCCATCGTCACCACAAGACCCATGGATCCCGCCACCGAAGGAGAGAAAGACGGGCAGGAAGTAGCTCAACACAGCAAAGGGAGGGATCTGATTCACCCCCGTCCAACCATG ACACGCCGTCCCAGCGGGTCCAGTTCATCCTGGGCACAGAGGAAGACGCTGAACATGTGTCTCACGAACTGTTCACCGAGCTGGATGAGATCTGTGTGAGGGATGGCAAGGACGCTGAGTGGAAGGAAACAGCCAG GTGGCTGAAGTTTGAGGAAGACGTGGAGGACGGcggcgagaggtggagcaagCCCTATGTTGCGACTCTCTCCCTCCACAGCCTGTTTGAGCTCCGCAGTTGCCTCATCAACGGCACCGTGTTGCTTGACATGCACGCCGACTGCATCGAGGAGATTGCCG ACATGGTGCTGGACCACCAGGAGGCGTCCCACAAGCTGGACGAAAGCGTTAGAATAAAGGTGCGTGAGGCTCTGCTGAAGAGACACCACCACCAgaacgagaagaagaagaacctgATTCCTACCGTTCGCTCCATCACAGAGGGAACCCGCAAACATTCAGAGCCCCATCTGACAG GCTCGtctccacagcctcctccaGCTACAGAACCAGCTAAGAACAGTGCTGGACACGACAGCGCTCAACCGGTCGACCTCAGCAAG GTGGACATGCACTTCATGAAGAAGATCCCCGAGGGGGCAGAGGCCTCCAATGTGTTGGTGGGAGAGCTGGACTTCCTCGAGAGGCCCATCGTGGCCTTTGTCCGcctctctcctgctgtgctGCTCACCGGCCTCACTGAGGTGCCCATTGCTACCAG GTTCCTCTTCATTCTCCTGGGCCCGGATGGAAAGGGTCAGCAATACCATGAAATTGGACGCTCAATGGCGACCATCATGACAGACGAG atTTTCCACGACGTAGCGTACAAGGCGAAGGACAGAGATGACCTGCTTGCTGGGATCGATGAATTCCTGGACCAGGTGACTGTCCTGCCGCCAGGAGAGTGGGACCCCTCTATCCGCATCGAGCCGCCTAAGAATGTCCCCTCTCAG gagaagagaaagCTGCCAGGAGTCCCTAACGGTACAGCCTGCCAGGTAGAGGAAGAACTACATGCTGAGCACCATGGGCCAGAGCTGCAGAGAACTGGAAG GTTGTTTGGCGGTCTGATCAAGGACATCAAGAGAAAAGTTCCTTTCTACCTGAGTGACTATAAGGATGGACTGAACCTCCAGTGTGTggcctcttttctcttcctctactGTGCCTGCATGTCTCCTGTTATCACCTTTGGAGGACTGTTAGGGGAGGCGACAGAGGGACGCATT AGTGCAATAGAATCCTTACTTGGTGCATCTATGACTGGAGTGGCCTACTCACTGTTTGCTGGTCAGCCTCTCACCATTCTGGGCAGCACCGGTCCGGTACTGGTGTTTGAGAAGATCCTCTTCAAGTTCTGCAA GGACTACCATCTGTCCTATCTGTCACTGAGGACCTGCATCGGCCTGTGGACGGCCCTGCTGTGCTTGGTGTTGGTTGCCACGGATGCTAGCTCTCTGGTGTGCTACATCACTCGGTTCACAGAGGAGGCCTTCGCCGCCCTCATCTGCCTCATCTTCATCTACGAAGCCTTGGAGAAGCTATTCCACCTGGGAGAAATCTACCCATTCAACACACACAGCGATCTGGACAAACTCACACTGGCATA ctGTAGGTGTGCAGAACCTGATAATCCCAGTAATAAGACATTAGATCTGTGGAGtgacaaaaacatcacatcGTCTGCTGTACCCTGGGCCAACCTCACTGTCACG GAGTGTAGTAATCTGCAGGGTCACTTTGTTGGGACAGCGTGTGGCCACCATGGCCCCTACACCCCAGATGTTCTCTTCTGGTCCACCATTTTGTTCTTCTCAACCTTCCTCATGTCGGCCTTTCTCAAACAATTCAAGACAAGTCGTTATTTCCCCACCAAG GTGCGGTCCATGATCAGTGACTTTGCAGTGTTCCTCACCATTGTCTTCATGGTTCTGCTTGACTATTTCATTGGAATACCGTCCCAGAAGTTGAAGGTGCCCAGCAAATTCCAG CCCACCAGAGAGGATCGAGGCTGGCTGATTAACCCAATAGGACGTAACCCATGGTGGACGGTCCTGGCTGCCTCCATTCCTGCTCTCCTTTGCACCATCCTCATCTTCATGGACCAGCAGATCACTGCTGTCATCATCAACCGCAAAGAGCACAAACTACTG AAGGGCTGTGGGTACCACCTGGACCTGCTGATTGTGGGGGTGATGCTGGCGGTGTGCTCCATCATGGGCTTGCCCTGGTTCGTAGCGGCCACCGTCCTGTCCATCTCTCACGTCAACAGCCTGAAGCTGGAGTCGGAGAGCTCGGCTCCCGGGGAGCAGCCTCGTTTCCTGGGCATTAGAGAGCAGAGACTCACCGgcctcctcatcttcctgcTCATGGGCTGCTCTGTATTCTTTACCGGAGCCCTGCAG TTCATTCCTATGCCAGTGTTGTATGGTGTTTTCCTCTACATGGGAGCCTCTTCATTAAAAGGCATCCAG TTCTTTGACCGCCTGATGCTGTTCTGCATGCCAGCGAAGCACCAGCCAGACTTCATCTACCTGCGCCACGTCCCCCTGAGGAAGGTTCACCTGTTCACGATCACCCAGCTCACCTGTCTGGTGCTGCTCTGGGTCATCAAGACTTCGCCCGCTGCTATTGTCTTCCCCATGATG GTGCTGGCGCTGGTTTTTGTGCGCAAACTGCTGGACTTGTGCTTCTCTAAGCGAGAGCTGAGTTACCTGGATGATTTAATGCCCGAATGGAAGAAAAAGAATCTTGACGATGCCTCCAAAAACATCGACGAG GAATCGCAGGTGATGCTCAGTACAAATCAGGAAAATGCAGCTACAGTTCCGATTCCGATGGAGAGCAGCAAGTCTGCCCAGACCGTAAAAGCACACGACCCCAg GTGTGACCCCTCTGACATTAATATATCCGATGAAATGTCTAAAACCACCGTGTGGAAATCCCTCAACTCCAATCAAAGGGACTCTCTCCCTGTGGCTGCTAAGAAG GATTGA
- the ttll3 gene encoding tubulin monoglycylase TTLL3 isoform X2 — METFCGYMKEARTEGMDRVDRSLHRELTPLVLQSSVAPVEGRLHRSVPSLPAIRLDRLKTAKALVEKAVKLRKVFSVQGPYPVIRAALWARGWVERRLPPQVQRASHCHGDEEDGDDADASADERVDGGEKEENHDDTYDLMSRLVRNETAHFYWTTRRDYIDCRSLRNDQMTNHFANSGTFTTKVGLCVNLRNLQWFDKADPDTFFPRCYRLGAEDEKHAFIEDFRRTACTSLLQHVVETRGWRRVGAEVGEQKAKNSISEKSDNAAHRSVGPEMIDTALHVCEEFLSVLEHGDIDVTVQTPPTVEEQQWAEFLRDYYMVVHEGALIRGSCVFVERCQAMLTRLQEACPQLDTDGLNNIWIIKPGAKSRGRGIMCMNRLEEILALVDTNRVFTKESKWVVQKYLERPLLVHGTKFDLRQWFLVTDWNPLTVWFYRECYLRFSTQPYTTNTLDSSIHLCNNSIQKHFQPSHDRHPGVPPDNMWSCSQFKAFLQQQGCGAQWEMVVVPGMQQAVVHALQTAQDLVEPRKASFELYGADFMLGRDLRPWLLEINASPTMACSTAVTARLCPAVQLDTLRVVLDWRSDSSAYTGGFKLIYKQAAVDVPHYVGMNLLVEGTAVRQLRPLLQRQSLISNAPLTTQLPSDHSSSEEAETSHSNPSPHKPHMISAFRRSDKENSAIEEKKRQPTSTSPKRVREARTDIQNTQNASCVRRSCQSLGSEQPLTVHTKPQRKVQRLGLRLGANGPTLVPRSLSFSLSPPHNTLHCKSQPIRGHGSHISRSFLPQTASEPQHQASTRVFPSLQGPLPTLEVFSLRPNIVAGAVGFHNTNSSIHRHHSFLCPHRQTRAKYIEDCGGKQ; from the exons ATGGAAACTTTCTGCGGGTACATGAAGGAAGCAAGGACCGAGGGAATGGACAGAGTGGACAGGTCTCTGCATAGGGAATTGACACCATTAG tCTTACAGTCCAGTGTGGCTCCAGTGGAGGGGAGGTTACACCGCAGTGTTCCCAGCCTGCCTGCGATCAGACTTGACAGGTTGAAAACCGCTAAGGCATTGGTGGAGAAAGCAGTCAAG TTGAGAAAAGTGTTTTCGGTGCAAGGGCCCTATCCTGTGATCCGTGCTGCCTTATGGGCCAGAGGGTGGGTGGAACGTCGTCTGCCCCCTCAAGTTCAGAGAGCATCTCATTGCCATGGCGAtgaggaggatggagatgaTGCTGATGCCAGTGCTGATG AGAGAGTTGATggaggggagaaagaggagaaccATGATGACACGTATGACCTCATG TCTCGCCTGGTCCGAAACGAAACAGCACATTTCTACTGGACGACACGACGGGATTACATCGACTGCCGCTCCCTGCGGAATGACCAAATGACCAATCACTTTGCAAATTCGGGAACTTTCACCACGAAG GTGGGGCTCTGTGTGAACCTGCGAAACCTTCAGTGGTTTGATAAAGCAGATCCTGATACCTTCTTTCCAAGATGCTACAGGCttggagcagaggatgaaaagCACGCATTTATAG AGGACTTTAGGAGGACAGCCTGCACCAGTCTGCTGCAGCATGTGGTTGAAACAAGGGGATGGAGGAGAGTGGGAGCAGAGGTCGGGGAACAAAAAGCCAAAAACAGCATCTCTGAAA AGTCAGATAACGCGGCGCATCGATCTGTGGGTCCAGAAATGATCGACACAGCCTTACACGTGTGTGAAGAGTTTCTCAGCGTTTTAGAGCACGGCGACATTGATGTGACTGTGCAGACACCCCCGacagtggaggagcagcagtgggCAGAGTTCCTGCGAGACTACTACATGGTTGTGCA tgaagGTGCACTGATCAGGGgtagctgtgtgtttgtggagcgCTGCCAGGCCATGTTGACCCGTCTGCAGGAGGCTTGTCCTCAGCTCGACACGGACGGACTAAATAACATTTGGATCATCAAACCAGGAGCCAAGTCAAGAGGACGAG GCATTATGTGTATGAACCGACTAGAAGAGATTTTGGCCCTCGTGGACACAAACAGAGTCTTTACCAAGGAGAGTAAGTGGGTGGTGCAGAAATACCTGGAACGTCCTCTGTTGGTCCACGGCACCAAATTCGACCTCCGCCAGTGGTTCCTGGTGACCGACTGGAACCCTCTGACCGTGTGGTTCTACAGAGAGTGCTACCTGCGGTTCTCCACTCAGCCCTACACAACAAACACTCTGGACAG CTCAATCCACCTGTGCAACAACTCTATCCAGAAGCACTTCCAGCCATCTCATGATCGCCATCCAGGCGTGCCCCCGGACAACATGTGGTCCTGCTCCCAGTTTAAGgcttttctgcagcagcagggctgTGGGGCGCAGTGGGAGATGGTGGTGGTCCCCGGCATGCAGCAGGCAGTGGTCCATGCCCTGCAGACTGCCCAGGACCTGGTGGAGCCCCGCAAGGCGAGCTTTGAGCTCTACGGAGCCGACTTCATGTTGGGCAGAGATCTGAGGCCCTGGCTCCTGGAGATCAATGCCAGTCCGACCATGGCCTGTTCCACTGCTGTGACCGCCCGCCTCTGCCCCGCTGTGCAGCTGGACACACTGAGGGTCGTGCTGGACTGGCGCTCTGATTCTAGTGCTTACACAGGAGGCTTCAAGCTAATCTACAAACAG GCTGCGGTAGATGTTCCTCACTATGTGGGCATGAACCTGCTGGTGGAAGGAACCGCAGTAAGGCAACTCAGACCTCTCCTCCAGAGGCAAAGTCTTATTTCTAATGCACCTCTCACTACCCAGCTCCCGTCAGACCACTCATCTTCAGAGGAGGCTGAAACATCACATAGTAATCCGTCACCCCATAAGCCCCACATGATTTCTGCTTTTCGCCGTTCAGACAAAGAGAACAGTGCTattgaagagaaaaagaggcagCCGACGTCTACGTCCCCAAAGAGGGTACGTGAGGCGAGAACCGACATTCAGAATACCCAGAATGCCTCCTGTGTTCGCAGGTCCTGCCAAAGTCTGGGGTCTGAACAGCCTTTAACGGTGCACACCAAACCTCAGAGGAAAGTGCAACGTTTGGGTTTGCGTCTTGGTGCCAATGGTCCAACTCTTGTCCCACGGAGTCTCTCTTTTTCGCTGAGCCCTCCTCACAACACGCTACATTGTAAATCTCAGCCCATTCGAGGCCACGGATCACACATCTCTAGATCCTTCCTTCCCCAGACAGCTTCGGAGCCCCAGCACCAGGCGTCTACCCGGGTCTTTCCGTCACTCCAGGGTCCTCTCCCTACCCTGGAGGTCTTCAGCTTGCGACCAAACATTGTGGCAGGAGCTGTTGGCTTTCATAATACAAATTCCAGCATCCACAGGCATCACTCATTCCTCTGTCCTCATAGACAAACCAGGGCCAAATATATAGAAGACTGTGGAGGGAAACAGTAA
- the ttll3 gene encoding tubulin monoglycylase TTLL3 isoform X1: METFCGYMKEARTEGMDRVDRSLHRELTPLVLQSSVAPVEGRLHRSVPSLPAIRLDRLKTAKALVEKAVKLRKVFSVQGPYPVIRAALWARGWVERRLPPQVQRASHCHGDEEDGDDADASADVTERVDGGEKEENHDDTYDLMSRLVRNETAHFYWTTRRDYIDCRSLRNDQMTNHFANSGTFTTKVGLCVNLRNLQWFDKADPDTFFPRCYRLGAEDEKHAFIEDFRRTACTSLLQHVVETRGWRRVGAEVGEQKAKNSISEKSDNAAHRSVGPEMIDTALHVCEEFLSVLEHGDIDVTVQTPPTVEEQQWAEFLRDYYMVVHEGALIRGSCVFVERCQAMLTRLQEACPQLDTDGLNNIWIIKPGAKSRGRGIMCMNRLEEILALVDTNRVFTKESKWVVQKYLERPLLVHGTKFDLRQWFLVTDWNPLTVWFYRECYLRFSTQPYTTNTLDSSIHLCNNSIQKHFQPSHDRHPGVPPDNMWSCSQFKAFLQQQGCGAQWEMVVVPGMQQAVVHALQTAQDLVEPRKASFELYGADFMLGRDLRPWLLEINASPTMACSTAVTARLCPAVQLDTLRVVLDWRSDSSAYTGGFKLIYKQAAVDVPHYVGMNLLVEGTAVRQLRPLLQRQSLISNAPLTTQLPSDHSSSEEAETSHSNPSPHKPHMISAFRRSDKENSAIEEKKRQPTSTSPKRVREARTDIQNTQNASCVRRSCQSLGSEQPLTVHTKPQRKVQRLGLRLGANGPTLVPRSLSFSLSPPHNTLHCKSQPIRGHGSHISRSFLPQTASEPQHQASTRVFPSLQGPLPTLEVFSLRPNIVAGAVGFHNTNSSIHRHHSFLCPHRQTRAKYIEDCGGKQ, encoded by the exons ATGGAAACTTTCTGCGGGTACATGAAGGAAGCAAGGACCGAGGGAATGGACAGAGTGGACAGGTCTCTGCATAGGGAATTGACACCATTAG tCTTACAGTCCAGTGTGGCTCCAGTGGAGGGGAGGTTACACCGCAGTGTTCCCAGCCTGCCTGCGATCAGACTTGACAGGTTGAAAACCGCTAAGGCATTGGTGGAGAAAGCAGTCAAG TTGAGAAAAGTGTTTTCGGTGCAAGGGCCCTATCCTGTGATCCGTGCTGCCTTATGGGCCAGAGGGTGGGTGGAACGTCGTCTGCCCCCTCAAGTTCAGAGAGCATCTCATTGCCATGGCGAtgaggaggatggagatgaTGCTGATGCCAGTGCTGATGTTACTG AGAGAGTTGATggaggggagaaagaggagaaccATGATGACACGTATGACCTCATG TCTCGCCTGGTCCGAAACGAAACAGCACATTTCTACTGGACGACACGACGGGATTACATCGACTGCCGCTCCCTGCGGAATGACCAAATGACCAATCACTTTGCAAATTCGGGAACTTTCACCACGAAG GTGGGGCTCTGTGTGAACCTGCGAAACCTTCAGTGGTTTGATAAAGCAGATCCTGATACCTTCTTTCCAAGATGCTACAGGCttggagcagaggatgaaaagCACGCATTTATAG AGGACTTTAGGAGGACAGCCTGCACCAGTCTGCTGCAGCATGTGGTTGAAACAAGGGGATGGAGGAGAGTGGGAGCAGAGGTCGGGGAACAAAAAGCCAAAAACAGCATCTCTGAAA AGTCAGATAACGCGGCGCATCGATCTGTGGGTCCAGAAATGATCGACACAGCCTTACACGTGTGTGAAGAGTTTCTCAGCGTTTTAGAGCACGGCGACATTGATGTGACTGTGCAGACACCCCCGacagtggaggagcagcagtgggCAGAGTTCCTGCGAGACTACTACATGGTTGTGCA tgaagGTGCACTGATCAGGGgtagctgtgtgtttgtggagcgCTGCCAGGCCATGTTGACCCGTCTGCAGGAGGCTTGTCCTCAGCTCGACACGGACGGACTAAATAACATTTGGATCATCAAACCAGGAGCCAAGTCAAGAGGACGAG GCATTATGTGTATGAACCGACTAGAAGAGATTTTGGCCCTCGTGGACACAAACAGAGTCTTTACCAAGGAGAGTAAGTGGGTGGTGCAGAAATACCTGGAACGTCCTCTGTTGGTCCACGGCACCAAATTCGACCTCCGCCAGTGGTTCCTGGTGACCGACTGGAACCCTCTGACCGTGTGGTTCTACAGAGAGTGCTACCTGCGGTTCTCCACTCAGCCCTACACAACAAACACTCTGGACAG CTCAATCCACCTGTGCAACAACTCTATCCAGAAGCACTTCCAGCCATCTCATGATCGCCATCCAGGCGTGCCCCCGGACAACATGTGGTCCTGCTCCCAGTTTAAGgcttttctgcagcagcagggctgTGGGGCGCAGTGGGAGATGGTGGTGGTCCCCGGCATGCAGCAGGCAGTGGTCCATGCCCTGCAGACTGCCCAGGACCTGGTGGAGCCCCGCAAGGCGAGCTTTGAGCTCTACGGAGCCGACTTCATGTTGGGCAGAGATCTGAGGCCCTGGCTCCTGGAGATCAATGCCAGTCCGACCATGGCCTGTTCCACTGCTGTGACCGCCCGCCTCTGCCCCGCTGTGCAGCTGGACACACTGAGGGTCGTGCTGGACTGGCGCTCTGATTCTAGTGCTTACACAGGAGGCTTCAAGCTAATCTACAAACAG GCTGCGGTAGATGTTCCTCACTATGTGGGCATGAACCTGCTGGTGGAAGGAACCGCAGTAAGGCAACTCAGACCTCTCCTCCAGAGGCAAAGTCTTATTTCTAATGCACCTCTCACTACCCAGCTCCCGTCAGACCACTCATCTTCAGAGGAGGCTGAAACATCACATAGTAATCCGTCACCCCATAAGCCCCACATGATTTCTGCTTTTCGCCGTTCAGACAAAGAGAACAGTGCTattgaagagaaaaagaggcagCCGACGTCTACGTCCCCAAAGAGGGTACGTGAGGCGAGAACCGACATTCAGAATACCCAGAATGCCTCCTGTGTTCGCAGGTCCTGCCAAAGTCTGGGGTCTGAACAGCCTTTAACGGTGCACACCAAACCTCAGAGGAAAGTGCAACGTTTGGGTTTGCGTCTTGGTGCCAATGGTCCAACTCTTGTCCCACGGAGTCTCTCTTTTTCGCTGAGCCCTCCTCACAACACGCTACATTGTAAATCTCAGCCCATTCGAGGCCACGGATCACACATCTCTAGATCCTTCCTTCCCCAGACAGCTTCGGAGCCCCAGCACCAGGCGTCTACCCGGGTCTTTCCGTCACTCCAGGGTCCTCTCCCTACCCTGGAGGTCTTCAGCTTGCGACCAAACATTGTGGCAGGAGCTGTTGGCTTTCATAATACAAATTCCAGCATCCACAGGCATCACTCATTCCTCTGTCCTCATAGACAAACCAGGGCCAAATATATAGAAGACTGTGGAGGGAAACAGTAA
- the ttll3 gene encoding tubulin monoglycylase TTLL3 isoform X3, with amino-acid sequence MQQMPVLQSSVAPVEGRLHRSVPSLPAIRLDRLKTAKALVEKAVKLRKVFSVQGPYPVIRAALWARGWVERRLPPQVQRASHCHGDEEDGDDADASADVTERVDGGEKEENHDDTYDLMSRLVRNETAHFYWTTRRDYIDCRSLRNDQMTNHFANSGTFTTKVGLCVNLRNLQWFDKADPDTFFPRCYRLGAEDEKHAFIEDFRRTACTSLLQHVVETRGWRRVGAEVGEQKAKNSISEKSDNAAHRSVGPEMIDTALHVCEEFLSVLEHGDIDVTVQTPPTVEEQQWAEFLRDYYMVVHEGALIRGSCVFVERCQAMLTRLQEACPQLDTDGLNNIWIIKPGAKSRGRGIMCMNRLEEILALVDTNRVFTKESKWVVQKYLERPLLVHGTKFDLRQWFLVTDWNPLTVWFYRECYLRFSTQPYTTNTLDSSIHLCNNSIQKHFQPSHDRHPGVPPDNMWSCSQFKAFLQQQGCGAQWEMVVVPGMQQAVVHALQTAQDLVEPRKASFELYGADFMLGRDLRPWLLEINASPTMACSTAVTARLCPAVQLDTLRVVLDWRSDSSAYTGGFKLIYKQAAVDVPHYVGMNLLVEGTAVRQLRPLLQRQSLISNAPLTTQLPSDHSSSEEAETSHSNPSPHKPHMISAFRRSDKENSAIEEKKRQPTSTSPKRVREARTDIQNTQNASCVRRSCQSLGSEQPLTVHTKPQRKVQRLGLRLGANGPTLVPRSLSFSLSPPHNTLHCKSQPIRGHGSHISRSFLPQTASEPQHQASTRVFPSLQGPLPTLEVFSLRPNIVAGAVGFHNTNSSIHRHHSFLCPHRQTRAKYIEDCGGKQ; translated from the exons ATGCAACAAATGCCAG tCTTACAGTCCAGTGTGGCTCCAGTGGAGGGGAGGTTACACCGCAGTGTTCCCAGCCTGCCTGCGATCAGACTTGACAGGTTGAAAACCGCTAAGGCATTGGTGGAGAAAGCAGTCAAG TTGAGAAAAGTGTTTTCGGTGCAAGGGCCCTATCCTGTGATCCGTGCTGCCTTATGGGCCAGAGGGTGGGTGGAACGTCGTCTGCCCCCTCAAGTTCAGAGAGCATCTCATTGCCATGGCGAtgaggaggatggagatgaTGCTGATGCCAGTGCTGATGTTACTG AGAGAGTTGATggaggggagaaagaggagaaccATGATGACACGTATGACCTCATG TCTCGCCTGGTCCGAAACGAAACAGCACATTTCTACTGGACGACACGACGGGATTACATCGACTGCCGCTCCCTGCGGAATGACCAAATGACCAATCACTTTGCAAATTCGGGAACTTTCACCACGAAG GTGGGGCTCTGTGTGAACCTGCGAAACCTTCAGTGGTTTGATAAAGCAGATCCTGATACCTTCTTTCCAAGATGCTACAGGCttggagcagaggatgaaaagCACGCATTTATAG AGGACTTTAGGAGGACAGCCTGCACCAGTCTGCTGCAGCATGTGGTTGAAACAAGGGGATGGAGGAGAGTGGGAGCAGAGGTCGGGGAACAAAAAGCCAAAAACAGCATCTCTGAAA AGTCAGATAACGCGGCGCATCGATCTGTGGGTCCAGAAATGATCGACACAGCCTTACACGTGTGTGAAGAGTTTCTCAGCGTTTTAGAGCACGGCGACATTGATGTGACTGTGCAGACACCCCCGacagtggaggagcagcagtgggCAGAGTTCCTGCGAGACTACTACATGGTTGTGCA tgaagGTGCACTGATCAGGGgtagctgtgtgtttgtggagcgCTGCCAGGCCATGTTGACCCGTCTGCAGGAGGCTTGTCCTCAGCTCGACACGGACGGACTAAATAACATTTGGATCATCAAACCAGGAGCCAAGTCAAGAGGACGAG GCATTATGTGTATGAACCGACTAGAAGAGATTTTGGCCCTCGTGGACACAAACAGAGTCTTTACCAAGGAGAGTAAGTGGGTGGTGCAGAAATACCTGGAACGTCCTCTGTTGGTCCACGGCACCAAATTCGACCTCCGCCAGTGGTTCCTGGTGACCGACTGGAACCCTCTGACCGTGTGGTTCTACAGAGAGTGCTACCTGCGGTTCTCCACTCAGCCCTACACAACAAACACTCTGGACAG CTCAATCCACCTGTGCAACAACTCTATCCAGAAGCACTTCCAGCCATCTCATGATCGCCATCCAGGCGTGCCCCCGGACAACATGTGGTCCTGCTCCCAGTTTAAGgcttttctgcagcagcagggctgTGGGGCGCAGTGGGAGATGGTGGTGGTCCCCGGCATGCAGCAGGCAGTGGTCCATGCCCTGCAGACTGCCCAGGACCTGGTGGAGCCCCGCAAGGCGAGCTTTGAGCTCTACGGAGCCGACTTCATGTTGGGCAGAGATCTGAGGCCCTGGCTCCTGGAGATCAATGCCAGTCCGACCATGGCCTGTTCCACTGCTGTGACCGCCCGCCTCTGCCCCGCTGTGCAGCTGGACACACTGAGGGTCGTGCTGGACTGGCGCTCTGATTCTAGTGCTTACACAGGAGGCTTCAAGCTAATCTACAAACAG GCTGCGGTAGATGTTCCTCACTATGTGGGCATGAACCTGCTGGTGGAAGGAACCGCAGTAAGGCAACTCAGACCTCTCCTCCAGAGGCAAAGTCTTATTTCTAATGCACCTCTCACTACCCAGCTCCCGTCAGACCACTCATCTTCAGAGGAGGCTGAAACATCACATAGTAATCCGTCACCCCATAAGCCCCACATGATTTCTGCTTTTCGCCGTTCAGACAAAGAGAACAGTGCTattgaagagaaaaagaggcagCCGACGTCTACGTCCCCAAAGAGGGTACGTGAGGCGAGAACCGACATTCAGAATACCCAGAATGCCTCCTGTGTTCGCAGGTCCTGCCAAAGTCTGGGGTCTGAACAGCCTTTAACGGTGCACACCAAACCTCAGAGGAAAGTGCAACGTTTGGGTTTGCGTCTTGGTGCCAATGGTCCAACTCTTGTCCCACGGAGTCTCTCTTTTTCGCTGAGCCCTCCTCACAACACGCTACATTGTAAATCTCAGCCCATTCGAGGCCACGGATCACACATCTCTAGATCCTTCCTTCCCCAGACAGCTTCGGAGCCCCAGCACCAGGCGTCTACCCGGGTCTTTCCGTCACTCCAGGGTCCTCTCCCTACCCTGGAGGTCTTCAGCTTGCGACCAAACATTGTGGCAGGAGCTGTTGGCTTTCATAATACAAATTCCAGCATCCACAGGCATCACTCATTCCTCTGTCCTCATAGACAAACCAGGGCCAAATATATAGAAGACTGTGGAGGGAAACAGTAA